The Sulfurovum zhangzhouensis genome includes the window TCCTCTTCTATTGCTTTTACCCTGGTTACTTTATACTTTTTTAAAAACCTGTCCACCTCTTGGTTCGTATAGGTACCCTCTTTACCTAAAAAGAGTATCTTTTTGCCTTCGGCCTGTTCCAGTAGTTCTTTTAAATCCTGCTTTTTCATACAAATACTATAGCATACCAGTGATTAAATCGGAGTTAATATGTCCTATTTATTTTCAGACGTTCCAGATAGATGGCTACAGATATACCTGCAGAGCCCAATATCATCAACATCACCATCATTTGATACCGAACGGCAATTAACGGATCGACACCGGAGAGTATCTGTCCTGTCATCATCCCGGGTAATGAAACAAGTCCCACAGCAAAAAGTGCATTGATAATAGGAATTAATGAAGCCTTGTATGCAGTTGCCCTAGCCTCGATATAGCCGATTTCTTTACCTGTTTCACTCTCAAAACGCTCCGCTGCGATACTTACGGCATTCATAGAATTGGCAAAGATCATACCTGCTAAAGGTATCACTACTTTCGGGTCATACCATGGTTCTGGATTCATCACACCCGCGATCACCAGTATCAATGTCAGTAATCCCCCAATAATAATAGAGATAAAGACATTGAGATAAAGTCTTGTATCTCTCACTTTCAAAGGACGTAATGCGATTATACTGGCTGCTATCAACATAATGGAAAGTACTAATATTACTAAATATGGTGAATCTGCCTGGAAAATATAGGTCAATGCATAACCGATCAAAATAAGCTGTATGAGCATCCTGAAAAGTGCATGAAAGAGCGTTACAGTGTCTTTCACCCAACGTATATAGATAAAGATCACTATACCGACAGGGATCATCATCCAAACCAGATCGAGCAGTGAGATTTCGTAGATAGATGTATTCATGGCACTATTATATCACTCTTTGGCATCAGCCAATGTAAGGGCAAAAAGTACATTGACACCGTGCCGCATCAACACACTCTGTGCCTCTTGCAAAGTGATACCGGTAGTGATGGTATCATCGATAAGTATAACATCGATGTTTGTTTTACCTCCATAACGAAACTCTCGAGGATGGTTCAGACGGAACTGCAGGTCTCTGCCTGAATAGCTTACTCTATTTTGAGTTAAAAGCTTGCCGTGCATCACTTTGGTATATTTTGTCTGAAGTTCTTTTGTAAGAAGTGCGATATGGGAATAACCGCTGCCGACATGTTCATCTATCCCAAGAATATGAACATCCTTATCCAATGATTCTGCGAATTCTTTGATGAAAGGCTCCATTGTCATCTTTCCAAGCTTTTTATAGATACGGTAACCCTCGGCTTTATGTTTGGTATGCAGCAGTGATTCAATCGTAGAATAGGGATAAAAACTAATGACATCCAATGTACCGATTTTACGTGTATGTACCTGTGGTCTAAAAAGCTTTACTTGACACTCGCTGCAGATGATCTGAAAACTCAGTTTAGAACATGTATAACAACGCATCAGGGTATTATCTTTTCAAGCGCTTCAACTGCTCCCAGAGGAAGTTCGATTTCAGCACCGAAGCTCTCTCTAGGATTGATTCGTATCAACGGTACATCAAACTCTCTTGCGATCTGTTCAGAGGTATTTCGTACAGTCGGTACCGCTGTTCCGGCTCCCATCTCTATAATTGCAAGCGTTGCACCTTCCTCTCTCAATTTTCCTATCCATGTGGTCAGCCTGTCTCTTTGTGCATCAGTACGGCTATAGTTCCAGCCCCAATCACTAAACATAAGGATATTAGGCCGGGCCATACCTCCGCAATAGGGACAGTTTGGCAAAGGATCCCTGGCCTTAAACCCTTCTCCTACTTCTACAGTAGTGCCTTCAGAGCTCCAAATTTCATGCCGGCAGTCATCCAGACACTGCATATGGTGGATAGACCCATGACACTCCATAATTCGCTCTTCAATGAAACCAGCTTTTTGGAACTGTCCATCTACATTTGAAGTGAAAACAAATGAACCATATTTTTTAGTATAAGACAGCTCCAGTAATCGGGTATAACCCTTATGAGGTACGGTATCACGATATAGATGCAGTCTATGTCCATAAAACGCCCAAGCCAGTCTTGGATCAGATTCAAACCATTTGGGATTTGCCATCTCTTCAAAATAAAGATTCAACTCTCTGGCTTTCGGATAAGCATTCCAAAACCCTTCTACACCACGAAAATCAGGTAATCCACTGTCTACACCCATCCCTGCACCTGCTGTGATAAAAAGTGCATCCGCATTCGCTAATAGTTTTCTGGCTTGTTGTATATTTTCTTCAAGGTTCATGAAAATGATTATAGCATACCTCAATTTTTACGTTATAATTCCCATCACATATTAGGAAGGGGAAACCTCATATGAACATCATTAAAATCAAAATTATCCAGACCTGTGTTTAAAATGACTCAGTTTAATTCAAATAAATTTTGTAAAAAGGTCATTCTGGGTTACTTTACTACCGCTGCTTATATTCTTTTGATCATTCTTCTTGGAAGCGTATCAGACTGGACATTTACAGGTGACTACGGCGGTGCCATACTAATGGTTTATGCATTTACCTTAGCTATTCCCCATTTTATTGTTTTCGTATCCTCATATTTTTATGTCATGAAAAGTATTTTAGTTTTCTGGGATATGATTTCAAATGCTTCAAAGCTATTTTCAACTTTGTTTTTAATCATTTCAACACTGTTTATTTTGGGGACTACTTCAGAACCTATCAATTCACTTTTGACAAAAGGTCTGGAAGTTGTTTTTAAAGCTGAATCTACACCAAAACCAAATAACACTGCGCTATCAGACGATATTGTTAATATCTCTCCCTCTCCATAACGTCTTACTATTCTATGATCTAGTATCGTGCATAGAGATAAAAGGCAAATATATTTTTTAATATTACTATGCTTCGTGAATTTTGTCTGCTTCTTGGAGTTAATTTCGTAACTTACTTTTTCTTACCATGTGCATACTCTTTTGCCTTTTGTGAAAGCTCTTTGAGACGGGTCAGGACCTTTCCGTTCACCGATGTCGCAGGATACTCTCCTTTATCATCCATTTCACCTGCCTTCACACCTGTAAGGATTGTAATTCCTTCATCAATGTTCTTCACTGCATAGATAGAAAATTTACCTTCTTTTGCTGCCACCAGCACTTCATTTTTAAGCATCAAGTGCTTGACATTAGCCTCAGGGATGATAACCCCATAAGAGGCTTTGGGGTCATGATGCATACAGATATCAAAAAAGCCTTCGACCTTCTCGTTGATCCCGCCTACGGGTTGGACTTCACCAAACTGGTTCACAGATCCTGTTACAGCTATGTTCTGCTTGATCGGTATTCCTGAAAGCGATGAGAGCAAGGCATATAGTTCAGTTGATGAGGCGCTGTCCCCTTCTACTCTTCCGTAGGTTTGCTCAAATACCAGCGAAGCTGCAATACTTAGAGGCAGATCTGCAGCATAACGTGATCCCAGATATGCACTCAGTATCATTACGCCTTTGGAGTGGATAGGCCCTCCCAGTTCTACTTTACGCTGGATATCAATGATCTCCCCTTTACCGATACGGGTCGTAGCAGAGATTCTTGAGGGGATACCAAACTCATGTCCACCAAGTGAAATGAAAGTCAATGCATTGATTTGCCCGACTTTACTGCCGCTCACATCGATCATGATCATACCCTCATCTATCTGCTCATAGAGCTTCAGCTGTACACGGTTTACCCGGGCTTTCTGTGCAGCAAGTGTTTGTTCGATATCTTCAGCTTCTATTACTTTATGTGTATTCTTTTGTGCCCAGAAGTCAGCCTCTTTAAGCAGATCAGCTAAAGTATGCAGATGGGTAGATAGTTTATATGCATCCGACACGTCTCTTGAGCACTGTTCGATCACCCTTGCTGTTGCCTGCGGTGTCAAAGCCAGTAGATCATGTCTTTTAGCAATCGTCCCGATCATACGGGCATAAAGTAAATGATTTTCTTCATTTCTATGAAGTTCATCTTCAAAGTCCGCAGTCACTTTAAACAGCTCTTTAAACTCTGGATCGTAATGGTATAGAATATAATAAAGATATCTTTCACCTACCAGTACGACCTTGATATCAAGCGGTATCGGTTCGGGTTCCAGTGTAGTTGTACTGACAAAAGCATATTGCTTGGCGAGTGATTCTATCCGAAGTTCTTTGGCGCGAAGGACCCTTTTGAGCTCTTCATATGCAAAAGGCTTCATCAGCAGCTTTCTGGCATCAAGTACCAAATAACCACCATTTGCCTTATGCAGTGCACCGGGTTTAATCATACTGAAATTCGTTACCAGCGCTCCCATATGAGAAGCATGTTCGATACGCCCAATGAGATTTTGATGAACGGGATTATCTTCATAGATTACAGGAGCATTGTTTTCCTGTTCATGAGATATAAAAAGATTGACTTTGTAACGCTCAAAGGGAGAAGTATAAAACTCCATCATAAAAGACGGCAGTCCCATCTCCTCTGGCTTAACTAAAAAATCCTGTACATGTCTGACGATGTCTTTTTCCATCTCATTCAGGTAGTTTTTGATCTTCTCATTTTCAGCATAGCGTTGACGTACTTCATCTATGATCGAGTGTACCGCCTCTTTAGTGATCTTTTTATTCAAGGAGTTCAGTTCCTTTTGATGCACTTTATTGAGCTCAGTGATTTTACGCAGTGCCTCTTTCACCAAACCTTCAAATTCGGACATATCATTGGCGATCTTTTCTTTTTTCTCACCCTTGATCGCTTTAAACTCTTCAGGGGAGAGAACCTTTCCATCTATGACAGGTACAAAGGTGATTCGGCTGGATGATGAGATATTCATCTGTACATCACGCTTGATAGCCTCTTCCTGCAAATGTCTGAATATATCTGTTTGTTCATCCATAAACTTTTGATTGAGTGCTTCACGTTCATTAGTGTAACCACTGCTCTCGAAAACAGCAGGCAGCACTGTCTTAAGAAGTTCTATGAGCTCATCGATATTATCTCTAAAAGGCAATGCTTTCCCTGGAGGCAGTTCGATAGCTATAGGGGAACGCGGATCTTTGAAGTTATTAACATAACACCAGTCACTCGGAGCAGGCTCATTACCGGCCTTTTGTTCCAAGTAGCTCATCACAACAGAATGTTTACCACTGCCTGAAGGCCCCATAGCAAAAATATTATATCCATCCTGAGCAATCTTTGTTCCAAAATCTATCGCATCCAGTGCGCGCTCTTGACCTACAGGATGTTCTAGTGGTTCAAGCTCATTTGTAGTATGAAAGACAAATAGTGAGCTGTCGCAACTTTGATATAAAGCTGAAACGTCCAGGGGCTTTTTCATCATTAACTCCTCCCAAGGATTCTTCTCTTAAGTATAGCAAAAAAGAAAATAGGTAATGAGTACTCAGAATAAAATAAAATATTACCTTTTTCTTATTACCACCATATTTTTTCCGTTATCTCCTACAAACTCACACCCGTATATATTGCATAAGATTCGAAAGGTCTGAGGCGTAAAAAAGACAATATGTGTTGGATCAAGATGATAGTACCACTTTTTAAATGCTTCAATATCATTAGGGTGAAACTGTGTCTGAAGTGCCAGATAGCCACCCTCTTCTATTTTCTCTAAGAGTTGAGCAAAAACTCCTTTGGGATTATGGAGATGCTCAAAAACCTCGGTGGATACTATCAATTGATATTTTTTACTATTATTCAATTTTTCCGGGTGATACACAGGATCGTAGTAATCTGTTTCGATTCCCTCATTACTTAACATATCTGCTAAAAGCGAACTTCTTCCACAGCCGAAATCAAGTGCAGTTTCAGGTTTACCTACATGTGGCAGTACGAAGTCTAGAAAACGTCTGAAATAAGCCCGATAGCCTTCATCTTCAGGGTCATTTTCATGTAGGTCATAACGCTCCTTTTGTTCAGAAATCGGTTTAAAGTGTTCTTGTGACTTGCTGATACATTGACAATGAGGACAATAGTAATACTCTATTGCACTCTTTTCGTCAACAAAAGTTTTTGTATCATGACTACAGATAAGACAGTCCATTTTCATCCTTTTTAAACGTATGCTATGTTACTATTAAGCCAGTTAAATTAAGGATAGAATCAAGATGAAAAGACGGGATTTTCTCACCGCTACGGCTGTCGGTGCCACAGCGATCGCACTACAAGGATGCCATAGAGCTGAGAAAGAGACAGCAAATGATAAATCAGTCAATATCAATAAAGGGAAAAAGGTCACACTCAAACTGGCAACTTCCTGGCCGGCACACTTTCCTATCATGGGAACAGGTGTGGATCAATTTGCAGCCCGATGTGAGGAAATGAGCGGCGGCAGTCTCGAGATAAAGGTCTTTGCAAAAAATATCCTCGTCCCTGCTCTGCAGGTGTTTGATGCGACCAGTGCTGCACAGATCGATGCATTCCACTCGGGTGTCTACTATTGGAAAGGCAAAAACCTTGCCTTCTCTATTTTCGGCGGTATGCCGCTAGGATTGACAAGTGAAGAGATGATCACCTGGATGAAATTTGGAGGAGGTTATGATCTGTGGCGTGAACTTTACGGCAAATTCAATCTCTATCCGCTTATAGGCGGTACGACCGGCCCACAGATGGGTGGTTGGTTTAAAAAGCAGATCAATTCACTTGAAGACCTTAAAGGCCTTAAAATGCGTATTCCTGGACTCGGCGGGGAAGTGATGCAGCGCCTTGGTGTCAACCCCGTCCTGCTTGCTCCAGGAGAGATATTTACCTCTCTGGAGCGTGGTACGATCGATGCTACCGAGTGGGTAGGACCTGCTCTTGACAGTATGATGGGATTTGCCAAAGCAGCCCCTTACTATTACACCGGCTGGCATGAACCCGGATCGATCCTTGAAATAACATTCAATAAAGCAAGATGGGAAAAACTAAGCACTGAACATCAAGCGATCATTACTGCTGCAAGTGAAGAAATGACGGGGAATATGCTTCAGGAGTTCAGATATGAGAATGCCAAGGCACTCCAAGAACTTCCCGGGCATGTAGAGATCAAAACATTCCCGAAAGAAGTGATGGAAGCAGCTAAAATTGCCCTACGTGATGTACTGGCAGAACAAAGTGCCCAGAGCGAGGATTTTAAACGTGTTTTAAAGAGTTATGATGACTTTGTTGCACTGAACAAGCCTTGGGATGATATCAGTACGAAAAACTTCTTGAATATCAGAGGATAAGGCGTAAAACCTATCCTCTATCTTTTTTATTATCCTTAAATACTATACAATTTATTATCTTCTTCAAAATCTTCTATATAAAGAAAATTATTCATTTTATATAAAAATGCTTTAGATGCCTAATTATCGTTGTATAAGATATATATATTTAAAAATATAATTTTTATATTAAATAAGATATAAATTTATTTTTATTATTTCTTCAGATTTATTGATCTATACTGAGTAATAGGTGTACTGAAAAACAGTACTGAAAACTTTTGTAGAAAGGAGAATACTATGAAAGTAAAAAAAATATTTTACAGTATGGCAGCATTAGCGGCAGTGTGTGGTATGACTCCATTACAAGCATGGTATCTGCCATCACCTGGTGATACACATTTTGAACTTGATGGAAATATTGCAAATGGTGCAGCTCCAGGTGACGACTGGAGCGACATAAAAGATGGGAACTCTAGTGCTTTTAGTACTACTGACGGGATCGTCTATGACCCGCAAGGTACCTCCATCTTTACACAAGGTGGTTCTAAAGATGTTCGTCCTGTCAGTGCATGGAGACATACATCAGGATCAGTACCTGATAAAAACGAGATACTCAACATGGCAGCAGCAGCATACAATATTGATATTGGTGATGGTCCGGAGCTCATCGTCTATCTTCATGGTGACCGCTATTCCAATGACGGTGATGCACAGATGGGTGTTTGGTTCTTCCAGGAACATGTCAGTATGAACAATGACGGAACCTTCAGCGGTGAACATAGACTAGGTGACATTCTAATGCTTGCAGAGTTTGTGAATGGTGGGGCTAATGCACATGTCAAAATCTATGAATGGGATCCCAGTGAACCAAAAAATCTCAGATTAAAAGCTGAGGGGGTGGGTGGAGCAGCTCCGAACTACTATTATGCAACATCCAATGCTTCACCTACACCGGCTTGGACTACCTATACCCCTAAATCACTTGTTGATGGCTATCCAGAGCACACCTATCCTGAAAACAGTTTCTTTGAGGGTGGTATCAATCTCAGCTGGGTATTTCAAGGTGAACAAATGCCATGTTTCAGCAGCTTTTTGATGGAGACACGATCTTCTCATAAATATGATGCCCAACTCAAAGACTTTGCACTGGGCGACTTGAATACCTGTAAGCTTGAAGTAAGTAAAGAATGTCTTTCATCTACGCTAAGTAGAGTCGATTATGACACCTTGGATCATAACTACACCTACACGGTTGAAAACAAAGGATTTGGTGCTCTCACTGATGTTAAGTTAATTGATGATCAAGGTACACCGGCTGATGATACAGATGATATTAGCTGGTTTATCGGTCAGCCTTTAAGTTCAGGTGGCACATATGAAGGTAATTATACCGTCACTGATTCTTATTTGAACCCTCCGGAAAATACGATCTATGCGATAGGATATATAGGTACTTATGAGATGGCACCAGTACATGCAAGTGATACGTGTGCTCCGGTACAGTTGAGCCCTACCATTGACGTTACAAAAGACTGTAACCAGACACTGGAATCAGTCGGTAGTGTTACCGCAGTCAAACTTAACTATAGCGGTCAGGTATGTAATATCAGTGATGCCAATGACGCAAATGCCAGCAAGCTTGTCAATGTTGAAGTTACAGATGATCAGAGTGGATTGACCCATTATATCGAGGAAGATCTTTATCCTCTGAATGACCCTCAAGGACGTCCTAACTGTGCACCGTACACTGGAAGCTATTACCCATCAGCACCTGCTGTTGCTTCAGGCAATCCATGTGCCAACAGTTATTCTGATACAGTGACGGCAACAGGTGAATATAAAGTAGCAAAAGATTCAAATGAAACAAACAGTACCAGTGATACAGGTTCAGCAACCTGTGGACTGTGTGTCGACTGTAACTAACACAAGCATATCATGTCGTATCAAATGATACGACATGAAAGTGAGAGTACTAATAATTTTTAATGAATGAGGTAAGCATTATACAGATTGGAAAAGTTATTCTGTAATTACCAAATTTAAATTATGTTGTGCCTCAGCACTTACTCTATCTTGAACAGCATAATCAACAATCATACGAAGATCAGCAAAAACTACATCTGCAAGCGAGCTATACCCAATCACATCTGATTTAGTCAGTTGACCACCTATATATGCATTTTCCACAGCACCTTCAAACATAGTACCGAACATAAAATTCGGGTTCAAGAAACTGATCGCCATTGTTTGGTTTGTTTCATCCGTTTCATCTACATAAACTGTAAACTCACAAGGTAATGCAGTGATATATTCACTACCTAAAGCCGTAGCTTTTTTGGCATATTTAGGTGAACATGCTTCTACAACTTGAACATTAGGGATAGCAATAGGTTCAGGTCTTCCTGAACGCCATGCTGAAGCATAAGAAAGCCCCTCTAAACCTGTATTCTTATCTGCTGTACTGATATCAGTACCCAGTGCAGCGATGATTGATTTAGCTAGGGCCTTATCATCCACGCCTTTGGTAAAAGCACCGCCTTCTACACGTTTGTATTTATATACGACATATGGTGTACGTAAAGCAATATCATTATCTATTTTCTCTTGTGTAAATTGCGGTCCGAGTTCATCATAAGATGCAGTATATGCTACAGAAGCTGAACCGCTCTTGCCATTATTATCTTCAAGCCCTGCATTGATCATTACACGAAGTTCATTCTTCACACTTGAAGCCATTTGTGCAAATGCTTCATTCTCTTCAACCGTAAAATTGTTTTTTGCATCGGCAAAAAAGATATTGAAGATAGCTTCGGCATCCAGCATATCTACATATACATTCGTACCATCACTGTATACAGATACTTCACACGGAAGTGCCGAGCCATGAAAACGTCCGGTACCTATCGCCTGTGTTGCATAAGCTTTATTACAAAATTCTATCACTCTGGCTTTATTGGTTCCTACAGGGATTGGCAAAAGATCAGTAGTTTCCCAAGTTTCAGGACCACTCAAACCATCTAGCCCGCCGTTAGCACCGGCAATTACCCAGTTTGAAGGTAGTCCCAATTCAGTTTTTTCATCCGTAAATACTACATACTGTGCGATCTTTTCAGCAATTGAAGGAACATTGTCCCATGTCGCATCCGGTATAACGGCTACTCTTGTGTATGGGGTAATGATATCCGAAGGAATCGCCTGTGACTCATCTAGTAAAGTGGCATTACTACTATCACATCCATTCATTCCAAAAAGCAAAAGCCCAGATAGGGCCACTGATCCTAATAGTTTTTTATTCATTTATGTCTCCTCTTATAAATATTTATTATTTTTTCAAATTAGTGTTAATTTAGTGTTAAAAATTAGAAAAAGTTATTTATATGAATAAAAAATCTATTCTATTCTTTTTGATAGAGTAAAATAGAAAAGATATTTTATGAAATTAAGAAAGAAAAAATTTATAAAAAAGCTAATAAGGATGCAGTTACGGCAACGTTTAATGATTCTACGCCTCTTTGCATCGGTATAATGATACTTTCATCACTAAGGTTCTCTACTGCCTCGCTCACCCCTTCACTCTCATTACCCAATACAAAGATCGTTCTATCTGTATACTGCATACTTTTATAATTCTCTTTGGCATATGATGATAGTGTATATACCTTGGCCCCGTTAGTTTGAAAATTTTGTAGTGTTTTCGCAAGATTACTTGTTTTTATGATCGGCATTTTAAAGAGTGTACCTACACTGGCCTTGATCACAAGTGGAGATATCTGTGCAGCACCTTTGGTCGGAAGGAGTATCGCATCGATGTTCCCAGCTGCACAAGAGCGTATGATCATTCCGAGATTTTGCGGATTTGTCACTCCATCCAAGGCAATAACTCGATAGCTTTGGTGTGTTTGCAAAAAGTTCTCTTCATCACCGAAATGTTCCAAAACGATATCAAGTGCTACACCTTGATCCTGTTTTGCATTTTTGGAGATACGGGACAATGAAGCTTTGTCATGATATCTAATCTCAATACATCTGCTTTCAGCAAGACTCGTCATTCTCTGAAGCTGCTCATTTGGTTGATTGGATTTGGATAAATGAAGTTTATGGATAGTGATAGAATCATCTTCAAGTGCTTCCATCACGGCATTACGTCCGTAGATGGTCAGCACTTTGTCAAAAAAGGCTTTTTTAGCCAAATATTCTTGAGAATCTTTCAATTAAGCGTTTCCGTCCCAAGCTATCTTTGGTTTACCTTCATCACTGAATTCTACTGCAGGCATTCCCATGATGTTAAATCCGGCATCTACATAGTGAATCTCACCTGTCACACCTGAACTTAAATCAGAGAGCATATACATACCAGAGTTTCCTACCTGCTCGATCGTTACGTTTTGTTTAAGCGGTGCATGGGCCTGATTCCATTTAAGCATGAAACTAAAGTCACCGATCCCAGCTGCTGCCAATGTTTTGATCGGTCCTGCAGAGATCGCATTAACTCTGATACCGTCTTTTCCTAGATCTTCAGCAAGATATTTTGTCGTCATTTCAAGGGCTGCTTTTGCAACACCCATAAGATTATAGTTAGGGATGTACTTCACACCGCCATAGTAGCTAAGTGTCAATACAGATGAATTCTCTGAAAGGATTGGCTTTAATTCTCTTACGATCTCGATAAGTGAATAAACAGAAATATCCATCGCAATATCAAATGCCTCTTTTGAAATATCATAGAAACGTCCGCTTAGTCCTTCTTTTGGAGCAAATGCAATAGAGTGTACGATAAAATCGATCTTACCGAAATCTTTTTCCAAAGTCTCTCTCAGAGCAACGATCTCTTCAGGTTTACTTACATCACACGGATAAAGTTTTCCATTACAACCAAGCTCATTAGCTATTGGAGCAAGCTTTTGCTCAAATCTTTCATTAAGATAAGTGATCGCCATCTCTGCACCCTGCTCTTGACACGCTTTAGCAATACCGTACGCGATAGACTTTTTGTTTGCGATGCCTAGAACGACACCTTTTTTACCTTTCATTACCATACTAAATCTCCGAGTTAAAAAATTGTCGTATTTTATCATACTTGGAGTAAAATGCCGGATAAATAGCATGATGAAAGTTAGAAAGAAATGAAAAAATTATTGATAATCAACACCGGCGGGACATTTAATAAACAATATAACCCTATCGATGGTACCTTAGATGTAATCCAGGACAGCAGCATAGTTGATACGATATTGAAAAAATGGCTTTGTGAGTTTGAAGTCCTTAATATTATCGGGAAAGACAGTCTCGATATGACAACCCAAGATAGGATGGAGCTGCTGGCTACGATCAATATGAGTGACTATGATGATTTCATCGTCATACACGGTACGGACACCATGGAGCTCACGGCGGAGTACCTTGCTGATGCAGAAATAGAAAAACGTATCGTCCTCACCGGTGCAATGGTACCCTATTCTATCGATCCTACTGAAGCGGCTGCAAACATGGCTTCAGCTATCGGTTACCTGCAGAGACAGGATAATGATGGTGTTTATATCGCGATGAACGGGGTATTTGGAAATTATACAAAGGTAAAGAAAGATAGAGTAAAAGGGAAGTTTATTTATCGTTAGTTGCAGCATGCATTACCTGCCGTATAATTTCTGCACATTTGACAGGATTTGATTGTAAAATAAAATGTTCACCTTGAACTTGGAATAATTGAATATTTTTTGAAACCACTTCCCAATCATTAAACGCATTGGAAGATACTAACTTATCATTGGTTGCCTGAATATAGATTGTTGGTATATGAATTTTTTTATAACAATCTTCAAAACGAAGTTTTAAAAGTTCTTTTAATCTAAAATGAATTACTCCAGATGATACTTTCTTAATACTCATTTTAAATAACACTATTATTTCACTTTTTACAATAAAGCCCAGAAAGAAAAATCTAATTATAAAAGTTGGAAGAGGTAATGTTAATAGTTTTGAGGGTATTAATGTCAATAATTTTAGCAAGGAAGGTTTAGGTCTTTCTAGAAATGAAGCAACAATAATCAATGATTTAAGTTCTTTAGGTCTGATACTGGCAACTTGATATGCAATAGGACCCGAAAATGATTCTGCCAATAAAACAAATTCTTCTTTTGGAAGATGAGAAAGAACATATTGAGTTAATTCATCATAAGTCTGTTTTGTATTCAGATCATAAGTAATTATTTGCGTTTCGATACTACTGTCTAGTTGATTTATCAAAGGTGTAAATAATTCCCCAGTTCCATCAAGTCCCGGCAGTAGTACAAGTTTCATAAAATCTTTATTTATGATTATCCACCGTTGGCGGTGTGGAGTTACCGCTTGCCTGCATATCCAGTGCTTCGGGATATTTTTTGTAGTGCACTCTCACTACATTCGCCAGTTTTTGTTTAATCTCTATAGTTACCGGAGATGGTGATTCATCCGGTAAAACATCGATAATTGCCTCTAATAATTCATCTTGCGGCTTTGGCATTTTACTTACCCAGCTTTGAAGCAGCTCTTTATCTACATGAGAAGGGATCGAGCCCATGATACCGACATCATTTTGATCATGGATCAACAAACCTGCTGTGGTACCACGGTCCATTG containing:
- a CDS encoding TRAP transporter substrate-binding protein; the encoded protein is MKRRDFLTATAVGATAIALQGCHRAEKETANDKSVNINKGKKVTLKLATSWPAHFPIMGTGVDQFAARCEEMSGGSLEIKVFAKNILVPALQVFDATSAAQIDAFHSGVYYWKGKNLAFSIFGGMPLGLTSEEMITWMKFGGGYDLWRELYGKFNLYPLIGGTTGPQMGGWFKKQINSLEDLKGLKMRIPGLGGEVMQRLGVNPVLLAPGEIFTSLERGTIDATEWVGPALDSMMGFAKAAPYYYTGWHEPGSILEITFNKARWEKLSTEHQAIITAASEEMTGNMLQEFRYENAKALQELPGHVEIKTFPKEVMEAAKIALRDVLAEQSAQSEDFKRVLKSYDDFVALNKPWDDISTKNFLNIRG
- a CDS encoding DUF302 domain-containing protein, whose translation is MNKKLLGSVALSGLLLFGMNGCDSSNATLLDESQAIPSDIITPYTRVAVIPDATWDNVPSIAEKIAQYVVFTDEKTELGLPSNWVIAGANGGLDGLSGPETWETTDLLPIPVGTNKARVIEFCNKAYATQAIGTGRFHGSALPCEVSVYSDGTNVYVDMLDAEAIFNIFFADAKNNFTVEENEAFAQMASSVKNELRVMINAGLEDNNGKSGSASVAYTASYDELGPQFTQEKIDNDIALRTPYVVYKYKRVEGGAFTKGVDDKALAKSIIAALGTDISTADKNTGLEGLSYASAWRSGRPEPIAIPNVQVVEACSPKYAKKATALGSEYITALPCEFTVYVDETDETNQTMAISFLNPNFMFGTMFEGAVENAYIGGQLTKSDVIGYSSLADVVFADLRMIVDYAVQDRVSAEAQHNLNLVITE
- the rlmB gene encoding 23S rRNA (guanosine(2251)-2'-O)-methyltransferase RlmB, with amino-acid sequence MKDSQEYLAKKAFFDKVLTIYGRNAVMEALEDDSITIHKLHLSKSNQPNEQLQRMTSLAESRCIEIRYHDKASLSRISKNAKQDQGVALDIVLEHFGDEENFLQTHQSYRVIALDGVTNPQNLGMIIRSCAAGNIDAILLPTKGAAQISPLVIKASVGTLFKMPIIKTSNLAKTLQNFQTNGAKVYTLSSYAKENYKSMQYTDRTIFVLGNESEGVSEAVENLSDESIIIPMQRGVESLNVAVTASLLAFL
- the fabI gene encoding enoyl-ACP reductase FabI — translated: MVMKGKKGVVLGIANKKSIAYGIAKACQEQGAEMAITYLNERFEQKLAPIANELGCNGKLYPCDVSKPEEIVALRETLEKDFGKIDFIVHSIAFAPKEGLSGRFYDISKEAFDIAMDISVYSLIEIVRELKPILSENSSVLTLSYYGGVKYIPNYNLMGVAKAALEMTTKYLAEDLGKDGIRVNAISAGPIKTLAAAGIGDFSFMLKWNQAHAPLKQNVTIEQVGNSGMYMLSDLSSGVTGEIHYVDAGFNIMGMPAVEFSDEGKPKIAWDGNA
- a CDS encoding asparaginase domain-containing protein encodes the protein MKKLLIINTGGTFNKQYNPIDGTLDVIQDSSIVDTILKKWLCEFEVLNIIGKDSLDMTTQDRMELLATINMSDYDDFIVIHGTDTMELTAEYLADAEIEKRIVLTGAMVPYSIDPTEAAANMASAIGYLQRQDNDGVYIAMNGVFGNYTKVKKDRVKGKFIYR
- a CDS encoding alpha/beta fold hydrolase; this translates as MKLVLLPGLDGTGELFTPLINQLDSSIETQIITYDLNTKQTYDELTQYVLSHLPKEEFVLLAESFSGPIAYQVASIRPKELKSLIIVASFLERPKPSLLKLLTLIPSKLLTLPLPTFIIRFFFLGFIVKSEIIVLFKMSIKKVSSGVIHFRLKELLKLRFEDCYKKIHIPTIYIQATNDKLVSSNAFNDWEVVSKNIQLFQVQGEHFILQSNPVKCAEIIRQVMHAATNDK